The Nocardioides campestrisoli genome includes a window with the following:
- a CDS encoding long-chain-fatty-acid--CoA ligase, with translation MSTKPRWADAYGPGVPLHLEYGDTTVLDLLERSVDRFGDRDAIDFLGRSTTYAQVGDQVDRVAEGLRRLGVGPGDRVALVMPNCPQNLVAFFAVLRLGATAVEHNPLYTAAELRPAFVDHGAKVAVVWDKIAPVVSELRGSSALEQVVAVDLTAELPLLKRVALRLPVARARASREQLTGPAPGTIAWSSLRGSEPLDPAHPRPVAEDVALLLYTSGTTGSPKGVELRHRNLVANVTQGRAWVPGLVEGEETFLVPLPLFHAYGVTVSMLLGVALAARLVLLPKPETDLVMEAIARRVPGFLPAVPPLYARILDEAERRGISLQGIRFSLSGAMPLTAELIDRWEAATGGLLVEGYGLTETSPVIVGNPMTKGRRPGSIGVPFPDTEVRVVDREDPDREVELGESGELLVRGPQVFSGYRGLPEETAEAFHDGWFRTGDVVTMSPDGYLTVVDRVKEIIITGGFNVYPSEVEAVIRTHGGVVDAAVVGILQPGGGEEVVAAVVQVEGVSLHADELREHARAGLTPYKVPRRVVFVDELPTNPMGKVLRREVVKVVTEEGPPAGA, from the coding sequence ATGAGTACGAAGCCGCGATGGGCCGACGCGTACGGACCCGGGGTGCCGCTCCACCTGGAGTACGGCGACACCACCGTGCTGGACCTGCTGGAGCGGTCGGTCGACCGCTTCGGTGACCGGGACGCGATCGACTTCCTCGGCCGCAGCACCACGTACGCCCAGGTCGGCGACCAGGTCGACCGGGTCGCCGAAGGGCTGCGCCGGCTCGGCGTCGGCCCCGGGGACCGGGTGGCCCTGGTGATGCCCAACTGCCCGCAGAACCTCGTCGCCTTCTTCGCCGTCCTCCGGCTCGGGGCCACCGCGGTCGAGCACAACCCGCTCTACACCGCCGCCGAGCTCCGGCCGGCCTTCGTCGACCACGGTGCCAAGGTCGCCGTGGTGTGGGACAAGATCGCCCCGGTGGTCTCGGAGCTGCGCGGCTCCAGCGCGCTCGAGCAGGTCGTCGCCGTCGACCTGACGGCCGAGCTGCCCCTGCTCAAGCGGGTCGCGCTCCGGCTCCCGGTCGCCCGGGCCCGGGCCTCGCGCGAGCAGCTCACCGGCCCCGCGCCGGGCACCATCGCCTGGTCCTCGCTGCGCGGCTCGGAGCCGCTCGACCCGGCCCACCCCAGGCCGGTCGCCGAGGACGTCGCCCTCCTGCTCTACACCTCCGGCACCACCGGCTCGCCCAAGGGAGTCGAGCTGCGCCACCGCAACCTGGTCGCCAACGTCACCCAGGGCCGGGCCTGGGTGCCCGGCCTGGTCGAGGGGGAGGAGACGTTCCTGGTCCCGCTGCCGCTCTTCCACGCGTACGGCGTGACCGTGAGCATGCTGCTCGGGGTCGCCCTGGCGGCACGCCTGGTGCTCCTGCCCAAGCCGGAGACCGACCTGGTGATGGAGGCGATCGCGCGCCGCGTGCCCGGCTTCCTGCCCGCAGTGCCGCCGCTCTACGCGCGCATCCTCGACGAGGCCGAGCGGCGTGGGATCTCGCTGCAGGGCATCCGGTTCAGCCTCTCGGGGGCGATGCCCCTGACCGCCGAGCTGATCGACCGGTGGGAGGCCGCCACCGGCGGGCTGCTGGTGGAGGGGTACGGCCTGACCGAGACCTCCCCGGTGATCGTGGGCAACCCGATGACCAAGGGCCGCCGGCCGGGGTCGATCGGGGTGCCGTTCCCCGACACCGAGGTGCGGGTGGTCGACCGCGAGGACCCGGACCGCGAGGTGGAGCTGGGGGAGAGCGGTGAGCTGCTGGTGCGCGGCCCCCAGGTCTTCTCCGGCTACCGGGGACTGCCGGAGGAGACCGCCGAGGCCTTCCACGACGGCTGGTTCCGCACCGGCGACGTGGTGACGATGTCGCCCGACGGCTACCTGACCGTGGTGGACCGGGTGAAGGAGATCATCATCACCGGCGGCTTCAACGTCTACCCCTCCGAGGTCGAGGCGGTGATCCGCACCCACGGCGGTGTGGTGGACGCCGCGGTGGTCGGGATCCTCCAGCCGGGAGGCGGTGAGGAGGTCGTGGCCGCCGTGGTGCAGGTCGAGGGGGTCTCTCTGCACGCCGACGAGCTGCGGGAGCACGCGCGGGCCGGGCTGACGCCGTACAAGGTGCCGCGCCGGGTCGTCTTCGTCGACGAGCTGCCGACCAACCCGATGGGCAAGGTGCTGCGCCGCGAGGTGGTCAAGGTCGTGACCGAGGAGGGTCCGCCTGCGGGTGCATGA
- a CDS encoding patatin-like phospholipase family protein codes for MTRSGRVVLALGGGGARGYAHIGVIQVLEEQGYEVVGIAGTSMGALVGGLHAAGCLDGYTEWVGNLSQRDVLRLLDPALRTPGMIRGERVMGRVADLLDGARIEDLPIPFTAVATDLLAHREVWFQRGPVEVAVRASIALPSFFTPVMLNGRLLADGGMCNPVPMTPLGGLPADLRIAVTLSGEETDPPDAGPTQESAEDRPLSEWYERLRHTASQVLELEAGRRVSRWFAARRGEDPAAAAGSVPELPEMVSPYDDLPDDLGVLRVMELSIDSLQRVVARYQMAGYPPDLQISVPKNSCRTLDFHRAAEMMALGRSVATDALARLAPPPAPGSTSEPG; via the coding sequence ATGACCAGGTCGGGCCGCGTCGTGCTCGCGCTCGGTGGCGGCGGTGCCCGCGGGTACGCGCACATCGGCGTGATCCAGGTGCTGGAGGAGCAGGGCTACGAGGTGGTGGGCATCGCCGGCACCTCGATGGGAGCCCTGGTCGGGGGGCTGCACGCCGCGGGCTGCCTCGACGGGTACACCGAGTGGGTGGGCAACCTGTCGCAGCGCGACGTCCTGCGGCTGCTCGACCCGGCGCTGCGCACCCCCGGGATGATCCGGGGCGAGCGGGTGATGGGGAGGGTCGCCGACCTGCTCGACGGCGCCCGGATCGAGGACCTGCCGATCCCCTTCACAGCCGTGGCCACCGATCTGCTGGCCCATCGCGAGGTGTGGTTCCAGCGCGGACCGGTGGAGGTGGCCGTCCGGGCCTCGATCGCCCTGCCGAGCTTCTTCACCCCGGTGATGCTCAACGGCCGGCTGCTCGCGGACGGCGGGATGTGCAACCCCGTGCCGATGACTCCGCTCGGCGGGCTCCCCGCCGACCTGCGGATCGCGGTGACGCTCTCGGGCGAGGAGACCGACCCTCCGGACGCCGGTCCGACGCAGGAGTCCGCCGAGGACCGGCCGCTCAGCGAGTGGTACGAACGGCTGCGGCACACCGCCTCGCAGGTCCTCGAGCTGGAGGCCGGCCGACGGGTCTCGCGCTGGTTCGCCGCCAGGCGGGGCGAGGACCCCGCCGCTGCCGCCGGGAGCGTGCCCGAGCTGCCGGAGATGGTCTCGCCGTACGACGACCTCCCCGACGACCTCGGGGTGCTGCGGGTGATGGAGCTGTCGATCGACTCCCTGCAGCGCGTGGTCGCCCGGTACCAGATGGCCGGCTACCCGCCGGACCTGCAGATCTCGGTGCCGAAGAACTCCTGCCGGACCCTCGACTTCCACCGGGCGGCGGAGATGATGGCGCTCGGCCGGTCGGTCGCGACCGACGCCCTGGCACGCCTGGCGCCTCCCCCGGCACCCGGATCGACCAGCGAGCCGGGGTGA
- a CDS encoding response regulator: MTQVLVVDDEPAMRRTLSLNLRARGYEVEVAGTGEEALARLRAGGTDLVLLDLGLPDLGGLEVLTRLRTWSQVPVIVVSARHASEEKVAALDAGADDYVTKPVGVDELLARIRAAVRRVPEPERVVEAGELRIDLDARRVSVAGEAVRLTPTEWRILDALVSRPGRLVPQGELLRTVWGPAYEKETNYLRVYLSTLRRKLEADPSRPRHLVTEPGMGYRFVP, translated from the coding sequence GTGACCCAGGTGCTGGTGGTCGACGACGAGCCGGCCATGCGCCGCACGCTCTCCCTCAACCTGCGCGCCCGCGGCTACGAGGTGGAGGTCGCGGGCACCGGCGAGGAGGCGCTCGCCCGGCTGCGCGCCGGCGGGACCGACCTGGTGCTGCTGGACCTCGGACTGCCCGACCTCGGCGGCCTCGAGGTGCTCACCCGGCTGCGGACCTGGAGCCAGGTGCCGGTGATCGTGGTCTCGGCCAGGCACGCCTCGGAGGAGAAGGTGGCCGCCCTGGACGCCGGGGCCGACGACTACGTCACCAAGCCGGTCGGGGTGGACGAGCTGCTGGCCCGGATCCGGGCCGCGGTCCGCCGGGTGCCGGAGCCGGAGCGGGTGGTCGAGGCCGGGGAGCTGCGGATCGACCTGGACGCGCGCCGGGTCTCGGTCGCGGGGGAGGCGGTGCGCCTGACGCCGACCGAGTGGCGGATCCTCGACGCCCTGGTCTCCCGACCGGGGCGGCTGGTGCCTCAGGGGGAGCTGCTGCGGACCGTGTGGGGCCCGGCGTACGAGAAGGAGACGAACTACCTGCGGGTCTACCTCTCCACGCTGCGGCGCAAGCTGGAGGCCGACCCCTCCCGGCCGCGGCACCTGGTGACCGAGCCCGGGATGGGTTACCGGTTCGTGCCCTGA